TATGTATATGATATCCGATACTCTATCAGATTGCAATACCTATGCGATTAAAATATCTGATAAGTAAACGATAATAATATCAGATATTCTAATAGGATATTTATCGGAGTTAGTGATAGTATGAATGTAAACCCGATAATATATCTGATATAGTTATTTATGCCTAAAATTAACGATAACGTTGTCCGGGTTGACTTCCGGTGTCCGATCGCAATTTACCAAGCGATCGAGAAATTAGCAGAGGAAAATGGGCAGCCGATCCACCACATAAGTGGAAAAGTACAGATAAGCAGTACCATCATTGACTTATTAAAAACAGGGTTAGCAATTCACGCCCCGGACTCCCTACCCCAATCGAATGGGGGGAATTTAGCCGATAAGCTATCAGAAAAAATCGATGACGCGATCGAGGCTAAAATGAACGCGGCGATCGCATCGCTACGCGCTGAATTGGTAGGAGAAATGGCATCAACGAAAAAATAGGAGTTTAGCCAATGCCTAACGAAACCGTAACCTATTCCTTAGAAGCTGTTCTGACAAGGATCGAGGGGAAAATAGACAGCTACCAGAAAGATGTTAGCCAAAAATTCGACAAAATCGAGGAACGTCTCACAAAGTTAGAAATCGGACAATCGGAAATAAAGGGAGATATTAAAACCTTAGATTCTAAGCTAATAGAGACAGACAAGCGCATTAATGACCTAAATGGAAGGTTGAATATTACAAGTAATGCTTTTCTTGGCATTGTCGGAATTTTGGTGACAGGAATACTAGGCATACTAGGAAAAATAGTTTTTTTCCCTAACCCCTAAAAACCCAACTCC
The sequence above is a segment of the Microcystis wesenbergii NRERC-220 genome. Coding sequences within it:
- a CDS encoding DUF4164 domain-containing protein; translation: MPNETVTYSLEAVLTRIEGKIDSYQKDVSQKFDKIEERLTKLEIGQSEIKGDIKTLDSKLIETDKRINDLNGRLNITSNAFLGIVGILVTGILGILGKIVFFPNP